A genomic stretch from Pelodiscus sinensis isolate JC-2024 chromosome 23, ASM4963464v1, whole genome shotgun sequence includes:
- the LOC102451115 gene encoding uncharacterized protein LOC102451115 isoform X2: MAEKALGVRGRGARIREKPNKFFSSTQKTTATHHQNLRGLEKSQILHSNEEETSLFKKQIETSLSPYIEASPTIDDLEESLRKLKVQVDSLASSLSFDPDQDYAIESGTTVNSSTFNFMWPRVNNGSYGEADIGDSPTQSAESAWFLNPRHLVKPLGEYPALTSLGLPTFSTSSVNRVPGLLGSEIASRNYLPSLDLAHTESFPVKLGAPHVIGVRSLLPPKIPVRDRSPERVTSPLDRGRSLSFDRSGTNRSRSFSPAPKRTRWLRSRSQSPRPIWRPNSAKANACAQPPPNFGRSRYSRKKTASTRQSRSRIYKPGALAARSCTPARMNSRGTVNYSWSPYSLPSTAVSSPTAQEINERFLQTLAEGAVGRSLIEMSPYQKELTRLRLERLRVEEEWLLELKRQQELERTRGPKPKWYEMKNSQFHYEAHKNNELLRSSQDLQSVYNYRQELASVSKEFQQHLKPAHLHSL; this comes from the exons ATGGCGGAGAAGGCGCTGGGGGTGCGGGGCCGCGGAGCCCGCATTAG agaGAAGCCAAACAAATTCTTTAGCAGCACCCAGAAAACTACTGCTACTCACCACCAAAACCTGAGAGGGCTGGAAAAGAGCCAGATACTGCACAGCAACGAGGAAGAaacttcattatttaaaaaacaaattg AAACTAGCTTGTCTCCATATATAGAGGCGAGTCCCACCATTGATGACTTAGAAGAAAGTTTGCGGAAACTTAAAGTTCAGGTGGACAGCTTAGCTTCAAGTCTGAGTTTTGACCCTGATCAAGACTATGCCATAGAGTCTGGCACAACAGTCAACTCAAGCACCTTCAATTTTATGTGGCCAAGAGTTAATAATGGGTCCTATGGAGAGGCAGACATTGGAGATTCACCGACACAATCTGCAGAGTCAGCGTGGTTTCTGAACCCAAGACATTTAGTCAAGCCACTGGGAGAATATCCGGCACTAACAAGCTTAGGCCTTCCAACATTCTCCACATCATCGGTCAACCGTGTGCCAGGGCTCCTGGGGAGTGAGATTGCAAGTCGGAACTATTTGCCATCACTGGATCTTGCACATACAGAATCTTTCCCAGTGAAGCTCGGTGCTCCTCATGTGATTGGAGTCAGGTCGTTGTTGCCCCCTAAAATCCCAGTGCGGGATCGCTCTCCTGAGAGGGTCACGTCTCCCTTAGACAGAGGCAGGTCCCTCTCCTTTGATCGTTCTGGGACCAACCGATCCCGTTCATTCTCTCCGGCTCCCAAAAGAACCCGCTGGCTAAGATCTCGCTCACAGTCACCTAGACCCATCTGGAGACCAAATTCTGCTAAGGCAAATGCCTGTGCCCAGCCTCCACCAAACTTTGGCAGGTCCAGATACAGCAGAAAGAAAACGGCTTCAACCAGACAATCACGATCCAGAATATACAAACCAGGAGCCCTGGCTGCCAGGTCCTGTACTCCAGCCAGGATGAATTCAAGGGGAACAGTGAACTATTCTTGGAGCCCTTATAGTCTGCCCTCCACTGCCGTATCCTCACCAACAGCTCAGGAGATTAACGAAAG GTTTTTGCAGACTCTTGCCGAAGGTGCTGTTGGGAGGTCCCTGATCGAAATGTCCCCGTATCAGAAGGAGCTGACTCGACTCAGGCTGGAGCGCCTGCGTGTGGAGGAGGAATGGTTATTAGAACTAAAGAGGCAGCAAGAACTGGAGCGAACTCGGGGTCCAAAGCCAAAATG GTATGAGATGAAGAACTCCCAGTTTCATTATGAAGCCCACAAGAATAATGAGTTGCTGAGGAGCAGCCAGGACTTGCAGTCTGTGTATAACTATAGGCAGGAACTGGCATCAGTGTCCAAGGAATTCCAACAGCATCTGAAACCTGCTCACCTGCACTCTCTCTAA
- the LOC102451115 gene encoding uncharacterized protein LOC102451115 isoform X1 — MVVLLQKDWKRQPRSSDQMKCFRGTKNSRIKHLLISSYLEKPNKFFSSTQKTTATHHQNLRGLEKSQILHSNEEETSLFKKQIETSLSPYIEASPTIDDLEESLRKLKVQVDSLASSLSFDPDQDYAIESGTTVNSSTFNFMWPRVNNGSYGEADIGDSPTQSAESAWFLNPRHLVKPLGEYPALTSLGLPTFSTSSVNRVPGLLGSEIASRNYLPSLDLAHTESFPVKLGAPHVIGVRSLLPPKIPVRDRSPERVTSPLDRGRSLSFDRSGTNRSRSFSPAPKRTRWLRSRSQSPRPIWRPNSAKANACAQPPPNFGRSRYSRKKTASTRQSRSRIYKPGALAARSCTPARMNSRGTVNYSWSPYSLPSTAVSSPTAQEINERFLQTLAEGAVGRSLIEMSPYQKELTRLRLERLRVEEEWLLELKRQQELERTRGPKPKWYEMKNSQFHYEAHKNNELLRSSQDLQSVYNYRQELASVSKEFQQHLKPAHLHSL; from the exons ATGGTGGTTTTACTCCAGAAGGACTGGAAAAGACAGCCTAGATCTAGTGaccaaatgaaatgtttcagagGAACGAAAAACTCACGAATAAAGCACCTGCTGATCAGCTCATACCT agaGAAGCCAAACAAATTCTTTAGCAGCACCCAGAAAACTACTGCTACTCACCACCAAAACCTGAGAGGGCTGGAAAAGAGCCAGATACTGCACAGCAACGAGGAAGAaacttcattatttaaaaaacaaattg AAACTAGCTTGTCTCCATATATAGAGGCGAGTCCCACCATTGATGACTTAGAAGAAAGTTTGCGGAAACTTAAAGTTCAGGTGGACAGCTTAGCTTCAAGTCTGAGTTTTGACCCTGATCAAGACTATGCCATAGAGTCTGGCACAACAGTCAACTCAAGCACCTTCAATTTTATGTGGCCAAGAGTTAATAATGGGTCCTATGGAGAGGCAGACATTGGAGATTCACCGACACAATCTGCAGAGTCAGCGTGGTTTCTGAACCCAAGACATTTAGTCAAGCCACTGGGAGAATATCCGGCACTAACAAGCTTAGGCCTTCCAACATTCTCCACATCATCGGTCAACCGTGTGCCAGGGCTCCTGGGGAGTGAGATTGCAAGTCGGAACTATTTGCCATCACTGGATCTTGCACATACAGAATCTTTCCCAGTGAAGCTCGGTGCTCCTCATGTGATTGGAGTCAGGTCGTTGTTGCCCCCTAAAATCCCAGTGCGGGATCGCTCTCCTGAGAGGGTCACGTCTCCCTTAGACAGAGGCAGGTCCCTCTCCTTTGATCGTTCTGGGACCAACCGATCCCGTTCATTCTCTCCGGCTCCCAAAAGAACCCGCTGGCTAAGATCTCGCTCACAGTCACCTAGACCCATCTGGAGACCAAATTCTGCTAAGGCAAATGCCTGTGCCCAGCCTCCACCAAACTTTGGCAGGTCCAGATACAGCAGAAAGAAAACGGCTTCAACCAGACAATCACGATCCAGAATATACAAACCAGGAGCCCTGGCTGCCAGGTCCTGTACTCCAGCCAGGATGAATTCAAGGGGAACAGTGAACTATTCTTGGAGCCCTTATAGTCTGCCCTCCACTGCCGTATCCTCACCAACAGCTCAGGAGATTAACGAAAG GTTTTTGCAGACTCTTGCCGAAGGTGCTGTTGGGAGGTCCCTGATCGAAATGTCCCCGTATCAGAAGGAGCTGACTCGACTCAGGCTGGAGCGCCTGCGTGTGGAGGAGGAATGGTTATTAGAACTAAAGAGGCAGCAAGAACTGGAGCGAACTCGGGGTCCAAAGCCAAAATG GTATGAGATGAAGAACTCCCAGTTTCATTATGAAGCCCACAAGAATAATGAGTTGCTGAGGAGCAGCCAGGACTTGCAGTCTGTGTATAACTATAGGCAGGAACTGGCATCAGTGTCCAAGGAATTCCAACAGCATCTGAAACCTGCTCACCTGCACTCTCTCTAA